The DNA region CTCGACTTGCATGTATTAGGCACGCCGCCAGCGTTCGTCCTGAGCCAGGATCAAACTCTCCATAATAGTTTGTTTGATTGCTCATTTTCCATCTTTTTTTGAAAGGTGTATGGAACCTTTTTTTCTAGAGTGTTAACTCTAGGAATTACGATTGACTCGCTTGGCGTTTCGTTCAGTTTTCAAAGAACAAGTTATTGACGACTTTTAAAATGTTATCATGCATTTCTTAATGTGTCAACATGTTGTTTTTCTATCATTTTTTTCAATGTTTTTTAACAACGTTTATAAATTTACCATCTATCTCTAGCAAAGTCAACTACTATATTCAAATATTTAATTATAGAAAAAAGCCCCCTATATATAGGGAGCTTAAAAGTGATAGTTTTACTATTCAACTAAGAATACAAAGTATAAGACAAACAAAACGAACAAACCATACATAATCGGGTGGATTTCTTTCTGTTTACCCTTCATCATCATTGTAATCGGGTAGAAGATAAATCCGAAAGCAATTCCAGTTGCGATACTATAAGTTAATGGCATAGCAAGAATCGTAAAGAATGCCGGAACTGCAATTTCAAACTTATCCCACTCAATCTTTCCTAATGCAGATACCATTAGAATACCTACAACAATTAACGCTGGTGCTGTTACAGCTGATGTAACAACCGATAATAGTGGGAAGAATAACAATGATAAAATAAATAATAATCCTACGAACACTGCAGATAATCCACTTCGCCCTCCAGCTGAAACTCCAGAAGAAGATTCAATATATGAAGTTGTCGTCGACGTACCAAGTGTCGCACCAACTACTGTAGCAGCCGAATCTGCAAATAATGCACGACCTGCACGAGGTAATTTATTATCTTTTATTAATCCTGCTTGGTTAGCGACAGCCACCAACGTACCAGCTGTATCAAAAAAGTCTACGAATAAGAACGTTAAAATAACAATTAACATTTGTATTGTAAAAATATGTTCTAATTCCATGAATGCAACACCAAAAGTTGGAGCTAAACTTGGAATATCAAAACTAATAAACTTTGAAGGAACATCAATTAAGCCAACGATCATGCCAGCAATTGCCGTAACAACCATTCCAAAAAACACCCCAGCTTTTAAACCGAGTACCATTAACGCTATCGTTACAATGATTCCAAAGATTGCTAGTAATGTCGTCCCACTTGTTAAATCACCAAGCCCTACTAAAACCACTGGATTATTCACAATAATCCCTGCTGATTGCAAACCAATAAAGGCGATGAACAAACCAATCCCTGCTGCTACTGAATATTTTAATGAAGCTGGAATTGCGTTAATGACCATTTCTCTAATTCCTGAGATTGTTAATATGATAAATATAAGCCCTGAAACTAAAACTCCAGCTAATGCAGTTTCCCAAGGGATTTGCATTCCGATAACTACTGAGAACGCAAAGAAAGCGTTAAGTCCCATTCCTGGCGCAAGTGCAATTGGATATTTAGCTAATATCCCCATGATTAAACAACCAACCGCTGCAGCTAATGCTGTTGCAGTAAATACCGCTCCATCATCCATTCCTGCACCATTACTTCCTAAAATTGTAGGGTTTACAATTAAGATGTAAGCCATTGATAAAAACGTTGTAATCCCTGCAATAAATTCACGTCTGTACGTAGTACCTAAAGCTTCAAACATAAAGAATTTACTCATTTATTTCTCCCCCAATTTCATTCCGTCTCTCTAGAATTCTAGGGAATAAAAAAAGTTCCAGGCATTTCTACCTGGAACTACAAAACGAAGATATACAAATACTAATAGACTATGTATCTATAACATTAGTATTTGAAAAACTTCGTCGTAGTCGAGTCATTTACGGTAACTCGGTAGAAACTTTCGGGCCCTATCCCCGATATTATACGACGGAATATTTAATTTGAATTTTTCATTGTAAGCTTATCAACATTTTTATTAATTGTCAATATAAAAAAACGAACATTAAGTATAATAAATTAATGTTCGTTCGAGTTTTATAATCTAATTTGAACATTTTTCAAGATTGCTTCATAAGCAGGTAAGCTTTTCACCCATATACTTGTTTCCGTTTGCTTATGATAGATACCTTTTTCATACAACAGCGTCAGTTCTGAAAGTTTAGTAGTATTCAAGCGCTTATCCACATATGCTGCATATGCTCTTAACGTATCCGTGCTCTTTCTTTCATAGCCACAACGGTGTAAAACTTTTAATAGCTTAGCATACGCTTCATAAAATGCCGCGTCGTCTTTGCGATTTTTATAACGCCATAACGTAAAGTTAATCAATATTTTATTCCTTCTCATGTAGGCAAAGAAACTTAATATGATTAATGTTGCTAACAGAATACCACTAAACCAATTTGAAAGACCACTTAATTGCAAGCCTTTACCATTTCCTTTTCCACCAGCTATTGTATCATCTTCTTCTGGTAATAGTTCTTCTTGCTCTGGTTCTTTATCTTTCTCTTTCTCTTTCGTTGGCTCTTCTTCATTAGGATCATTTGTACTTTCGTCATCATTTATAAAATCAAATACATTATTAAATCCTCTCGTTGGCTCAAATGGCACCCAGCCAACACCATTAAAATAAACCTCTACCCATGAGTGAGCATCAGCATTTGTAACTTGATACGTTCTAATTCCTTCACCGAGTGTTTTATCGTATTTACCTTGTGTAAAACCTTTTACCCAACGAGTCGGAATCCCTAAAGTACGAAGTAATATAGCCATTGATGTCGAATAGTTATCACAGTACCCTCGCTGTGTTTCAAATAAAAATTGATCAACATAATCGTCATCAGCCCCAGGTACTGCTACACGATTGTTATCATAAACAAATCCGTTTCCACCAAAGTACCTTTCAATTGCAACTACTTTGTCATACGGACTTTCAATTCCTTCAACAATGTCCTCCGCTAATTGCTTTACCCGCTCTGGTAAATTTTCTGGAAGTTGCAAATACTTCCTTTTAATCTCTCCAGAATATTCTTGATCACTGTATCGTAAGGCTTTAATCGAAAACTTCGGATAATCATAATTTACTTTATAATTTTTGTAAGAGTTACTACCATTCTTCGGAAATGAGAATCGACCATTATTTTGCTGCAATGTTGTTTTTGCATCCCAAGAATTTTCAATCGATGTTACTTGACCAGGGTTTAGTAAATAATAAAACCCTACCTCATCGTCAACATTAATTGTCGCCGTCAGCCTTTCCGTCGTAACAGAGTTATCATAAAGCTGATATTTCACTTTATCATCATCTAATTGATAATAAACATTATCACCAGATACTTGCCAACCTTTACCAGTATACATGTCTTTTGACTCAACACGCCAATAATGAATTTCCTTAATATTTGCTTTAAAAATAGGCGTATGGTCAAATTTAAATGGTCCACCTAGATGGCTATCATTATCACCATATCCACTTTTCTGCACACCAGTTCCATTCGTTTTAACTGTTCCCTCGACATCTTCACTATAAGAAGTTATGAAAGGAATTGGATCTGGCCATTGCGGCGCATACTTAGGTAAGGCATGTGCGACACTTGTAGAAATAAGTAAGACAATCACAAGAGCAGTAATCCAAGATTTCATTAATTTTTTCGTATTAATTATGATTCCTTCTCTTTCACGGACTCGAATAATGTACAACGCACCTAGCAAGATGAACCCCATACTTAATGCACGGAAGATGGCAGTCTTGCCATTATAAAAAGTAAACGTATCAATGACACCAATAAAAATGATCGTTAATACGAAAAATAATGTTATTTTACGCAGATGAATAATCCAGTAAAACATTAAATAACTAACTAACCAGAGGACAATGAGAAATAGAAACGTCCGAAACTGAGAAGTTAGATCTGTAAAGTTAAATTGTAAACATAGTAATAAGTTTGCTTTTAAACTGTCAATAAATTGCCCGATCCAACTAATCTCTAATAATGGACCAGTATAAAAGAGAACATGAATAACATATAAAACCATCGCTAACTTTACAGGAAAAGCTACTAATATTGGTAATTGCATATAAGAAAGGAAAAACGTATATGCAGAAAACATCATAAATAGTCCTAAGTGTCCTGTTTCCGTTATTTCCGGTAACGGTCTGAGCCATTCCAAAAATAATAAGAATCCTAAAACAAATAATAAGAAGGAACTAGAATTTTTCTTTTCTTCATTATGCACTCCCAAGCTCTTCACCGCCTTCAGATGCCAGATGGTGGTGCTGTCCATTTACAACTTCCACCCTCACTCGTTGGTCACTCAATTTTCGCACTAAAACATTTTCTTCTTCTGTCAGCTTTCTTGTCATTTTCACTAAGTAAAGGTCCACTTTCACCTTTTTAGAAACAATTAAATTTATTTGCGTGGCTAAATTTTCTGTCAGTTTACTTGTAACGATTACTGAAGTAATTCCAGGTGGCCACTTTTTCTCAACTTCACCGAGAATATTATGGAGCGAGCGATCAGCATCTGCATTTACCCTTAACAGATGACCATCAATTCTACGTTTTTGCTCAATACCATAGTAAACTGGTATATCCGTTTTCTCACTTCCAATTGATAGTAATGACACTCCGGTTCCTTGGTGAAGTATAGACCGTGCTAAAGAAGCTGTACAAGCTACAACTTTTTCAAACAATAGATTTTCTTTATTTTCTTCACTGTTATCCGTTCGGTCCATGAGAAGGACAACTTCTTGTTTTAATGTTTGTTCAAATTCCTTCGTTTTTAAGGACGCCGTACGCGCAGAAGCTTTCCAGTCAACCCAAGATAAGCGGTCACCAGGGACATATTCTCGGACACCAACTACGGAAGTAACTTGAGAATGGTTTTTCTTTCGAGAGTGAATGTTTCCTTTTTGTACTTGTTCTTGACGGAAAGGATACTCAACACCTCGGTCATTCGGATATACAGCTAGTTTAGTAGTTGTTTGGAAAGTATGCGAACGTTCAACAAATCCAAATAAGTCCCCAAACTTTACGCTAATTTCACTAAATTCATACTCCCCGCGTGGAACTTTACTAATTTCATAAGTAAAGGAAAGGTGACGCTTAAAACGAGGAAATAACATTCTGTGATTGCTAGATTCTCTATTAGCTACTCTCCTCATTAATTTAGGGTGCAGCCTATCTTTCACGATTAAGTAAAAGATTGGGAACGGAAAAGGTTGCTTAATATGAACGGTTACTTCAATTTTATCGCCTGCAGTACATTTGCTTTTATTGAGCTCTCGTGTCACTTTTAAGTGACTCAACGGTAAAAATATTACTACTAGTTGGTATGCCAGAAATGGTAGTATCGTATATAGTAGAAACCAACTTACAAAACCACCTTGAAACATCGCATAAGAAAACGTCGTTACAAAAATGGTGATGACGCTTATTATTGCTAAAACCTTTTGTTTCATTTTATCGACTCATTTCATTTACAATCGGTATTTTTATCTTATCGATTATGTTTTGCATAATTTGCTCGACAGTAAACCCTTCAAATGTCGCTTCAGATTTTAAAATTAATCGGTGCGGTAATACGAATTGCGCTAAGTATTTCACATCATCCGGAATGACAAAATCACGACCATGAATGAATGCATATGCTTTTGCTGCTTTCATTAAAGCAATCGATCCACGAGGACTAACTCCTAAATCAACTTTGTGATGCTTTCTCGTATTCGCAACAATTTCTAATAAATAATTTTTAACTAAATCATCCATATATACAGCATGAATACCTTTACGCATTTCTTCTAATTCTTCTATTGTTAAGACTGCATCCAAGTCTTCAATTGGATGTGCTTTTTCTATACGATTTAATAGTTCAAGCTCCTGGTCTACAGAAGGATACCCCATGCTCATTTTCAAAAGAAAACGATCTAGCTGTGCCTCTGGCAGTGGATATGTTCCTTCATATTCAATTGGATTTTGCGTTGCCATTACGAAAAATGGTTTTGGTAACTTCATTGTTTCACCATCAACGGTTACGTTCGCCTCTTCCATCGCTTCTAATAAGGCCGCTTGTGTCTTCGGAGAAGTACGATTGATTTCATCCGCTAATACGACATTTCCGAATAATGGACCTTTACGAAATTCAAACTCTAAGCTTTTTTGATTATAGATGGATACTCCAGTTAAATCTGAGGGCAATAAATCTGGTGTAAACTGGACACGTTTAAAAGAAACACCTAAAGATTTTGCCAAAGAACGAACCATCATTGTCTTACCTACTCCAGGTACATCTTCCAGTAAAACATGTCCACCACTAAGTAGAGCGACTAAGCTTAATTCAGCATTTTCCCTCTTCCCAATCATGACACGTTCCATATTATGAATTACCTTTTCAATTTTTGGTTGATAGTTATCTAGTTGATTATATGTAATCATTCTTTACCCCACCTTTGATTTATATCTATCTAGCATTATTTCGTCATTTATTGGAAAATCCCTTCAATATTTAGGAAGTAAAATTATTTCCCGATAATAAGACGATAATAAATGGTATATAGTTTCATAGACTTCCAATATATATTTTACCATATTTCCCAATTTAACAGATAATTGTGACAGTAGTATATACAAGCTCTCTAGAAGATTCATATATTGTTAATGAAGTTTAAATGAAAGGGGGAAAAATGATGTCTAATGAACCTTGTAAGTGTAAAAAGCTATATTGCGATGTGAAGGAAGAGTTAAAAGATGTCCAAGCTCAATTACAAGAACAAAAACAACTCCAACAACAATTGCAAGCGCAATTGCAAAAACAAAAGCAACTTCAGAAGCAACTTCAATTGCAATTGCAAAAACAACTGCAAGTACAAGAGCAGTTACAAGTGCAAGTGCAAAGGCAAAATCAATTGCAAGAGCAACTACAACTGCAGATTCAAGCTCAAATTCAAGCGCAGGCGCAGGCACAAGCTCAGGCACAAAATGACACTGATACAATTTCCAATCTTGGTAACCCTACACAAACTGTAACAATAAACTTGGCAGACCAAGATAACAAATGTAAGTGTCAAGGCAAGTGTAAGTGTGATGGTAAGTGCCAATGCAATGATAAATGTAAGTGTCACATGATGGAATTGCCAGAAGGTGGCAAGCTTGTCGAATTCCAAGCTGACACGCGAAATTCTGTTAACAGAGCAGGTAATCAACCAGGGACTTGTTTAGAAGACGAAACAAAAGTTGCTGAAGTTACGTTAAATGATGTAACTGCAGGTAACAAAGTATTACTAAACGGGCTATTCCATGTTGATAATGACCAAGGTGTATTTCAAAATCTCCGTGTAAGAATTTATAAAAACAGTGTCTCACCAGCTAATCTAATTTACGATCTTCCTAGACTAGAAATTGATGCAGAAAATCGCGATGACCAAAACCAACCAATTACTGTTTTACATGTAGATAATATTACGGATGATGCTACAAATGTAAACTATATTCTGACGGCTCAAGGACAAGTACTACTTCGCGGACCTATTACGTTTGCCGCTTCAGAAATTACTAGTTAATATATTAAAACTTTTCATAAAAAATAAGAGGAGAGCATTTTGCCCTCCTCTTGTTTTTTATTTAGCTATTGTAGTATTTTCACTACTTACTACTGTAGATTTTTTTCCTTTTAGACCTAGCGTTACTATAATGACTAATGCACTTACTACTGATACAGCGACACTACCAGTAACAGCTGCTTCTTGCCCTGCAAATTGTACTGCCTGACCAGCAACAATGTACCACGTTACAAGTAATCCATTAATAAATGCACCTAAGTAAATTGTTCCTGTTTTTCTATAGAAGAATGTTGAAATTGTAGCTACTAAGAAATTAATAAATACAAATTGGAACGCAACAATACTTAATAGAGACTTCGTTACATCAATTTCTTCTGTTGTGAAAAGTGGAATGTAGCTAATCATGATTAATACAATAATCCCTACCGTATTTATTGCTACATTTGCAAAGAACCATTTCCATGCAGTCCCACGCTCTGTCTTGCCTTCTTTCATTCGGAACTGTCCATGTAAAAGTGCTCCATTCACAAGGAAGAATAAAAGGAATGGTGCTAAATATTTTATCATGATTACAAATTGTGCCCAGTTCATCGGTTTAAATGCCATTACCCAAATACGGAAATCCACTAAGAAAGCTGCATCTGCAAGCATCGTTAAACCAAGTAGTGCACCTACTGAATAAATGGCAAGTAATGCTGACTTTCCAACCTTACTTAAGTCTAACTTGAAACCTTCTGTTGCATTAGATATTCCGTAGTTATAAGCATTTGCACTTTGTTTTTTATTACTTACAAAATGCCATACCGCGAATAATACTGCTCCAATTAAGGCATTTAACAATACCCAAACGACAAAGCCATTTGTTAAAGACTGTGGCCAGAAACTATTAACTGGTAACCATTCCGTTCCCCATTTTTGGAATTGGAAGTACGTTAACGCTGGTACTGCCGCTGCAATAATTGCTCCTATTGCCCATGATGCTTTTGTTTTATACCCCTTATATGCTGGTATAGGTTGAACAATTGACTTGAAATAATCTGTACGTAATAAGTTTGCTGCAAACGAGAATAAGAACATTAATGCACCAATCATTGCTGCAAGCGTACCAAACTCTTTCGTTTTCCAAACTTGGTCAGATGCGTCAATCGGATTTGGTGCTGGAATCGCTTGTTGTAAAAAGTCCAATACATATGTAGCCGATTCTGTAGACCAGTGATTCGATGGATGCGTTTCATTAGGTATAAACAACATACGAGCTGATTGATTATCAAATGAACCGTATAACTTCTTTGGTGTTACAGTACTATCCGTTCCAAATACCTTTTTTAGCTTATCTGTATCAACAATTTGCT from Lottiidibacillus patelloidae includes:
- a CDS encoding NCS2 family permease, with the translated sequence MSKFFMFEALGTTYRREFIAGITTFLSMAYILIVNPTILGSNGAGMDDGAVFTATALAAAVGCLIMGILAKYPIALAPGMGLNAFFAFSVVIGMQIPWETALAGVLVSGLIFIILTISGIREMVINAIPASLKYSVAAGIGLFIAFIGLQSAGIIVNNPVVLVGLGDLTSGTTLLAIFGIIVTIALMVLGLKAGVFFGMVVTAIAGMIVGLIDVPSKFISFDIPSLAPTFGVAFMELEHIFTIQMLIVILTFLFVDFFDTAGTLVAVANQAGLIKDNKLPRAGRALFADSAATVVGATLGTSTTTSYIESSSGVSAGGRSGLSAVFVGLLFILSLLFFPLLSVVTSAVTAPALIVVGILMVSALGKIEWDKFEIAVPAFFTILAMPLTYSIATGIAFGFIFYPITMMMKGKQKEIHPIMYGLFVLFVLYFVFLVE
- a CDS encoding DUF4129 domain-containing transglutaminase family protein, whose product is MHNEEKKNSSSFLLFVLGFLLFLEWLRPLPEITETGHLGLFMMFSAYTFFLSYMQLPILVAFPVKLAMVLYVIHVLFYTGPLLEISWIGQFIDSLKANLLLCLQFNFTDLTSQFRTFLFLIVLWLVSYLMFYWIIHLRKITLFFVLTIIFIGVIDTFTFYNGKTAIFRALSMGFILLGALYIIRVREREGIIINTKKLMKSWITALVIVLLISTSVAHALPKYAPQWPDPIPFITSYSEDVEGTVKTNGTGVQKSGYGDNDSHLGGPFKFDHTPIFKANIKEIHYWRVESKDMYTGKGWQVSGDNVYYQLDDDKVKYQLYDNSVTTERLTATINVDDEVGFYYLLNPGQVTSIENSWDAKTTLQQNNGRFSFPKNGSNSYKNYKVNYDYPKFSIKALRYSDQEYSGEIKRKYLQLPENLPERVKQLAEDIVEGIESPYDKVVAIERYFGGNGFVYDNNRVAVPGADDDYVDQFLFETQRGYCDNYSTSMAILLRTLGIPTRWVKGFTQGKYDKTLGEGIRTYQVTNADAHSWVEVYFNGVGWVPFEPTRGFNNVFDFINDDESTNDPNEEEPTKEKEKDKEPEQEELLPEEDDTIAGGKGNGKGLQLSGLSNWFSGILLATLIILSFFAYMRRNKILINFTLWRYKNRKDDAAFYEAYAKLLKVLHRCGYERKSTDTLRAYAAYVDKRLNTTKLSELTLLYEKGIYHKQTETSIWVKSLPAYEAILKNVQIRL
- a CDS encoding DUF58 domain-containing protein; amino-acid sequence: MKQKVLAIISVITIFVTTFSYAMFQGGFVSWFLLYTILPFLAYQLVVIFLPLSHLKVTRELNKSKCTAGDKIEVTVHIKQPFPFPIFYLIVKDRLHPKLMRRVANRESSNHRMLFPRFKRHLSFTYEISKVPRGEYEFSEISVKFGDLFGFVERSHTFQTTTKLAVYPNDRGVEYPFRQEQVQKGNIHSRKKNHSQVTSVVGVREYVPGDRLSWVDWKASARTASLKTKEFEQTLKQEVVLLMDRTDNSEENKENLLFEKVVACTASLARSILHQGTGVSLLSIGSEKTDIPVYYGIEQKRRIDGHLLRVNADADRSLHNILGEVEKKWPPGITSVIVTSKLTENLATQINLIVSKKVKVDLYLVKMTRKLTEEENVLVRKLSDQRVRVEVVNGQHHHLASEGGEELGSA
- a CDS encoding AAA family ATPase; this encodes MITYNQLDNYQPKIEKVIHNMERVMIGKRENAELSLVALLSGGHVLLEDVPGVGKTMMVRSLAKSLGVSFKRVQFTPDLLPSDLTGVSIYNQKSLEFEFRKGPLFGNVVLADEINRTSPKTQAALLEAMEEANVTVDGETMKLPKPFFVMATQNPIEYEGTYPLPEAQLDRFLLKMSMGYPSVDQELELLNRIEKAHPIEDLDAVLTIEELEEMRKGIHAVYMDDLVKNYLLEIVANTRKHHKVDLGVSPRGSIALMKAAKAYAFIHGRDFVIPDDVKYLAQFVLPHRLILKSEATFEGFTVEQIMQNIIDKIKIPIVNEMSR
- a CDS encoding alpha/beta hydrolase family protein, coding for MKKTFFSSRIAVILSLVIVLIGSLVAHNVQTSSGDVTVKDVRFVGDNGNILSAKLFTPTNMDPQQKHPAVLTMHGYINTREVQDAFNIEFARRGYVVLAMDMQGHGYSEQEPIELTSRGAIAGLSYLRNLGFVDKEKVAVEGHSMGAWSTLAAANAHPDWVHTVIQVGSSTETFGAGEVTAESEFNYAVVFGKYDEFAKLMWEVPQAKQIVDTDKLKKVFGTDSTVTPKKLYGSFDNQSARMLFIPNETHPSNHWSTESATYVLDFLQQAIPAPNPIDASDQVWKTKEFGTLAAMIGALMFLFSFAANLLRTDYFKSIVQPIPAYKGYKTKASWAIGAIIAAAVPALTYFQFQKWGTEWLPVNSFWPQSLTNGFVVWVLLNALIGAVLFAVWHFVSNKKQSANAYNYGISNATEGFKLDLSKVGKSALLAIYSVGALLGLTMLADAAFLVDFRIWVMAFKPMNWAQFVIMIKYLAPFLLFFLVNGALLHGQFRMKEGKTERGTAWKWFFANVAINTVGIIVLIMISYIPLFTTEEIDVTKSLLSIVAFQFVFINFLVATISTFFYRKTGTIYLGAFINGLLVTWYIVAGQAVQFAGQEAAVTGSVAVSVVSALVIIVTLGLKGKKSTVVSSENTTIAK